One genomic window of Cololabis saira isolate AMF1-May2022 chromosome 3, fColSai1.1, whole genome shotgun sequence includes the following:
- the s100t gene encoding S100 calcium binding protein T, translating to MSLPNSENATTLENAMQLLIQTFHKYSGNEGDKYTLSRAELKEMLTAELGSYLGNAQDKEAVDKVMGDLDSNNDGEVDFTEFIILVGALTVACNDFFLEYNDKPEKK from the exons ATGTCTTTGCCCAACTCAGAGAACGCTACCACCCTGGAGAATGCCATGCAGCTTCTGATCCAGACTTTCCACAAGTACTCCGGGAATGAGGGGGACAAATACACACTAAGCAGGGCTGAACTCAAAGAGATGCTCACAGCAGAGCTTGGCAGCTACCTGGGG AACGCCCAGGACAAAGAGGCGGTGGATAAAGTCATGGGAGACCTCGACTCAAACAATGATGGAGAGGTAGATTTTACTGAGTTCATCATACTGGTGGGAGCTCTGACTGTGGCCTGTAACGACTTCTTCCTGGAATACAACGATAAGCCGGAGAAGAAGTGA